Proteins encoded together in one Phyllostomus discolor isolate MPI-MPIP mPhyDis1 chromosome 6, mPhyDis1.pri.v3, whole genome shotgun sequence window:
- the RPS13 gene encoding 40S ribosomal protein S13, which yields MGRMHAPGKGLSQSALPYRRSVPTWLKLTSDDVKEQIYKLAKKGLTPSQIGVILRDSHGVAQVRFVTGNKILRILKSKGLAPDLPEDLYHLIKKAVAVRKHLERNRKDKDAKFRLILIESRIHRLARYYKTKRVLPPNWKYESSTASALVA from the exons ATGGGTCGCATGCACGCTCCCGG GAAGGGCCTGTCCCAGTCGGCTCTGCCCTACCGCCGCAGCGTCCCCACC TGGCTGAAATTGACGTCTGACGACGTGAAGGAGCAGATCTACAAACTGGCCAAGAAGGGCTTGACACCCTCACAAATCG GTGTGATCCTGAGAGACTCACATGGCGTTGCACAAGTACGTTTTGTGACAGGCAATAAAATCTTGAGAATTCTTAAGTCCAAAGGACTTGCTCCTGATCTGCCTGAAGATCTGTACCATTTAATTAAGAAAGCTGTTGCTGTTCGAAAGCATCTTGAGAGGAACAGAAAG gataagGATGCTAAATTTCGTCTGATTCTGATTGAGAGCCGTATTCACCGGTTGGCTCGATACTATAAGACCAAACGAGTCCTCCCTCCCAATTGGAAATA CGAATCAtccacagcctctgccctggtTGCATAA